AAAATCCTTTAGATAAAACAGAAAATGACAGTACATAGTTCTTAGTGAATAGTGTTGGTGTAGAGCAAACGGAATAGATCAACTAATTTTGCAAGCCAAAAATAACACCCTCAATAGGTATTACGGAAAACCTACATGGAATTTATTCTGAGATAATTCCACGATTATTTTATGTAAAGAACTAAAAAACAGTATTCTTTATTTGTAAAATAGCCATTTACAATGAATTGTTGTCTACAGGATTTTCCACCATTGATTTCTGGGATTATTCCATACTTACTTTCGCTTTTCATACCTTAGAAATTATCTTTGATGGTTTTTAAAAGATGGGGATAGCAATGAAAAATCCCTTTATCAGGATATATACTCAAAAAGTGATGGGCTAATTTATAGGTAGACTAAACATGATTATAGAAAGATTTTATTTCTAATAAAAAATTGCAAAGCGATTTTTACTTCTCACATATGCAGACAATAGATTTCGGTATTATTTACTACATAACGGTTACGGGCCGCCATTCTTTCAGGTTAATGAGGTTAAGATTTTAATATTCAGATGGATATGATTTTTAAATAGAGGTTTTTTAATGAATGATTTCAGAAAAAATGGCATCATTTCTTTTTTTTCCGGCAAATATCCGTGTAATATTGCTTCACTTCATAAGGAGATATGTTCCCTTCTTACTTATGATGAAAAACTGTAAAACCACTTGTAATGAGAAAAAATGAGAACCCAAATTTCATCAATGTGAGGCCGGAAGGTATCCCGTGGAAATTGGGTTTCTTTTTTTTGTGGGGATTCCTTCTCTTTTCGAATCCATTGTTTGCATTTGTGGCAACAGATTCGGAGGCATTAGCCGATTCCATAAATGTCCAAAAAGAAGCTCAGCCAGAAGCTGTTCTGTATATTCAGAAAGGAGCTTTCGTATACGGAATGGAAAATATCACACAGACCATTACCGATTCTCCTGTTACGGAGAAAATCACTCCCAAAACATTCCCTAAAAAGAAAAAAACGGCAGTTAAAAAAAAGGAAGCCAGGCAAAAAGCAGAAACGAAACTTCCAAAGCCTGAAATCTCTGTAGTACTTTCCACTCATCCTTCGGAAGAATCTTTCAGCCTGGGCAAAAACACATCTGCAGTAGCAACAATTACGGTACATCAGACCTTAAAACTGGGCGTACAAACTCATGTTACAGACGTCTTGATTGTTCCGTTTTTAAATACAAATCCGCCCCATTCCTATATACCATCTTCCATAAAAGATATTTTTGAAGAGCGTATTCTTACCCGTCCTCCTCCTTATTTTAATTTTTAAGGTAAGAGAATTTACAAAATCATCAGCAGTACAGGAATCACATAAATAACAGTATGTAGTGGGTTAGTCTAAAACTTATCCTATCCATATTGTGTCACGCATAGAGAATTTACTGGCTGATATCCTTGTATAACTTATCTATTGTCATTTATCATAAAATTCTGAATATAAGTTCTGAACTATTATCTGTCTTATGTCTAGATGATTAACTATATAAAACACAACACAAATGCCTATTTTACACAAAATTAAAGCATATCTATACGATAACTTTCTTACTAAAGATAATCCCAACGATTTTATAGCCCGCACTGTGAGCGAGCGTTCACTCAATGTAAAACAAATCTGTGAAGCTGCAGTTAATCGTGGCGGGGCTGATGTAACTGCTGCAGCGATGGAGCATGCTACCGAGCTGTTCCTGAAAGAAATGGCGTACCAGCTTTGTGATGGGTATTCCATTAATACAGGGTATTTCACGGCAGGTACACTGATCCGTGGAGTATTTGACAGCCCTTCCGAGACCTTCAACAGTGATAAACATACCATTCTTTTTCAGTTTAATCAGGGGGAAAAGTTAAGAGCAGAAATTCCGAATATTGAAATCAATATTCTGGGAGTGGCAGACTCATCTTCTATCATTCTGCAGGTGACTGATGTTAAAAGCGGCACGGTGAACGATCTTCTGACACCGGGAAAAAACCTGAAAATCAGTGGAAACAAGATTAAAATAGCAGGAGAAAACCCGGCGAACGGGATATTCTTCGTGAATACCTCCACCAGCACTCGTACACAGGTAGAGATAAATGATATCGTTACCAATAATCCTTCCGAGCTTATTGTAGTAATCCCGGATCTTCAACCGGGTACTTATCAGTTGGAAGTCGTTACTCAGTATTCAGGGGGAAGTAATTTACTGAAAGAGCCTCGAACCACAGAGTTGAAAAAAGAGCTTACTGTAGAATAAATCTTCATCATCCAATATGCTGCATTCGCTCGATACAAGAACTTGCATCCGGGTTGTACTAGAGGGGCCACTCGGGCGATACTAAGGGCTAAAGCAGGACGGTTTTAATAAATATAATAATAAACCATGTCATTGGAACCATATCATCCCGAGGAACCGAGGGATCTGTTGAAAGATATTTCGACAAGCTCAATATGACAGAGGTATCCATCTCAGAAAGGAAATTTCTTAAAGAGAGACCCTGTCATCCCGAGGAACCGAGGGATCTCATGATGGAAAGATGCTTCCTTCGTCAGCATGACAAAGCGATAATAAGGTAACCCCCTGTCATCCTGAGCGTACAGCGTAGCGGAACAGCCGAAGGATCTATAAAAAAGAAAACCATGTATAAAACCAAAGGAACACATAACTACTATATCTACATCCTTACCAACAAAAACAAAACGGTTTTATACATAGGTGTTACCAACAGCTTGAAAGAAAGGTTATACTGGCACCAAAACCCAGATCCGGTTACCCGGCATTTCACGCACAAGTATAGCTGCTGTCATCTGATCTACTATGAAGATTTTAAAGATATAGATGAAGCTATCAAGAGAGAAAAGCAGCTGAAAGGATGGAGAAGAGAAAAGAAAGAAATACTAATCAATGAATTTAATCCTGAATGGAAATTTTTAAATAATGAAATATGAGAATTAACAAGGTAAAAAAAGGTCTTCAATGGTTCAATAAAATAAGAGAATCTCCGGCATAATGGGTTGCCATCCATAAGCTACTTTCATCTGAGGAAAAGAACTCTTTTAAAGAGCACTCTGTCATCCCGAGGAACTGAGGGATCTCATGAGAAAGATATTTCGACAAGCTCAATATGACAGTCGTGTCACCCTAGGTAAGGAACTCTTTCAAAGGACACTCTGTCATCCCGAGGAACCGAGGGATCTCATAACGAAAAGATGCTTCCTTCGTCAGCATGACAAGACGGTCAATAGCAAACCCTGTCATCTCTAAGCGTGCAGCGCAGCGACACAGCCGAAGAATCTGTTGATGAAGAAAAAGATATTTCGGCAAGCTCAATATGACAAGCGTGATCCCGGTAAAAGAATTCTCTTTAAGAGATATTCTGTCATCCCGAGGAATCGAGGGATCTCATGATGAAAAGATGCTTCCTTCGTCAGCATGACAAAGCGGTAATAAACAACCCCCTGTCATCCTGAGCGTGCAGCACAGCGGAACAGCCGAAGGATCTGTTGATGAAAGGAAAAGATATTTCGGCAAGCTCAATATGACAGTCGTGTCATCCCGAGGAATCGAGGGATCTGTCTATAGAAAAAACAACATTAAAATTAATAATCAAAAGTATGAAGAAACAAAACCTCTTTTTAATCGTATTGCTCTTTTTGGGGAATATGATTATTTACGCACAATGTAGCGTAAATGCAGGGGGAAATGCCACAATATGTGGTACTTCCTACACCTTACAGGGAACCTCGTCGGGCAGTACGAGCGGAACACCGGTCTGGACACTCGTCTCCAAGCCTTCGGGGGCACCCGATCCGGTGTTCAGTAATGTAAACTCCCTTACGCCCAATGTAACAGGAATGACATTCCCCGGAAATTATGTATTTCAGGTGGCGCAGAACTGTAGTCCTTCCGGTACGGTAACTTCACAGGTGACCATTACGGCGCCGGGAGATGTATCTACCTTTACCGCAGGGCCGGATATTACCGGAATACCCGCAACTACGGGGGTAGCTACACTTAATGCTACCATTCCGGCAGGATACACCGCTTCATGGACGTATTATAACATTTTCAGTTATGAATTCAACGGTAATGTTAATACAAACAATGCTATCATGAGCAACACAACAACAGCAACTCCAACATTAACGCTTACCAATAAGTCTGATCATACCATCGACCCTGCGTACCGTGCTGTTTTAAGAATCACTTCGATTAATAACTCTTCATGTTGGTATGAGGATGATGCGATCGTCAGATTCACTCCCAATCCGGATATGGTATTTCCGACTACTTATAATCAGTGTATAGCACCAGGTACTACGGGCGCTTCGTTTTATTATGATGCCAGCTCAACTTCACCCAAATTTTCAACATCAACTACTAACTCGTCGGGAAATACTTCTTTTGGAACAACAGTTACCATGGCTGTGGTAAGTCAGCCAGCTGGAGGAAATATTCAATATTCCCGTATGGAGAACGGTAGACTTTATTTCTCGGGAATTACAGCTACGGGATCTTATGTATTTGATCTTACCATTTCAAACTCCATAGGCAGTTTTACAAAAAGACTTACTTATAACTTTAACGGTTATCAGCCTAATGCCATAACTTTCGTAGACCCTGCATATCCTAACCAGACAGAACTCTACAGTGCCGGTAGTTCGGGAGGTGTGGTATTTTGTAACATGGCAGGATCTACGAGTCCTATTACTTTTTACTATAAACTCAACTCTGCAGATCCACCTACACTTACAGATGTTGTAGCGTCTTCCGGAACAATACCTGCAGGAGGTGCACCATCAATTGTACAAGGTGGAGCGGGTACTGCAAATAGAAGTGTAACCCTTACACCACCGTCGGGAGGATGGAGAGTAGGAACCTATAGATTTAGTATTACTCTTTCTGCGGCCGGAGGCTGTACAAGACAGCATCTTTTTTATGTTCATATTTCAGATAATGCCCGTCCTGCAGTAAATGTAGACAATATTACAGTATGCTATCCGGGTTCAGGTGTAGTATCAGCAACTGTACCATTACCAGCAGCTTATATAGCTCCAACGTCTAACCCAAGTTATCTTCAGGGGTATGGAGGGCGTTATGATTTCACTGTAGTGTCTACGCCAGCAGGGGCTGCTGCACCAACTTTTGAGGCTACCTCTTTCAGAACACTTACCAGCACATCTACTGTGATAAGTAACCTAAACAAAGAGGGAGAATATGTCTTCAAAATAAAGGCCATAGGTAATGGTTCCGGAAAAATTTTGACCGATGAATATGCATGTTCAGGAACTTCGTTAGAAGATACATTCTCCGTATTTGTATCAGCACAAGTGGGAGCCAATGCCGGATCTGCACAAACTTTGGTGGGAACAACCCAGACTACTTTTAATGGAAACAATCCGGGAGTTGCTACGGGGACATGGACACTGCTGACCAAACCTGCAGGTGCTACCGATCCGGTAATTGCAACGCCATCGGCCTACAATACCAATGTTACGGGCTTTAATACTCCGGGAACCTATACCTTCAGATGGACCGTGACTACAGGTACTTGTAACAGTACAAGTGATTTGACAGTGAATGTCATGACTGCCGCCGCAGGTGGTGTAGCTGGAGCAGATTTCTGGGTGAAATCAGATGATGCGGGAACTATTGCTACAGCATGGAAAGACCAGTCTGTGAATGCAGATGATATCCCCAATGTAGGAGGGATTACCCTTTCTCCTGCTGATAGAGCGCATAACTTCCATCCCTATACGACCGGATATTCTGCTTCAAAATACTTTTATAATACAAATAGTGACCTAAATTCAACTAATAACTATTTGGATCCGTCAATGAGAAGCTCGGTTTCTGTATTCTCGGCAGTTAGACCGACATCTGCGAATGGAACAGGTCGTATTACAGGAATTGATGACGATGCGAATGCCTCTGAACCAGGGATTTCTATTAATTCAGGAAACCCTCACATATACAAGTATTTTGGAAATGGTGGACCCCAGGCAAACAGTAATACGATGAGTGCTGCTAATGCGTTTACGGTAAATAAAACTTCAGTATTTTCTGCAATTCAGGATCAGGCACTTAACTCAGGAGCAGGAGAAAGACGACTTGGGTTAGACGGAATCTATGAAACCTTTAATTTGGGTACTACAACAAATACTTTTAATGTACTTGGAAAACACCTAAAAATAGGGTATGCTGGTTGGGATTCTCCAGGTGCTTTTCCTGGTGACATTATGGAAGTTTTATGGTTCAAAAGAGCACTTACAACTAATGAGCAATCGAGGGTTAATTCTTACCTTGCTGTAAAGAACGGTACTACCTTAAACGAAAATTATCTTTCTACAGCCAGCAACGTAGTTTGGGACATAACTAATAATACCGGTTATAATAATAATATCTTTGGTATTGCAAGAGATAATATTACAGCGTTGCATCAAAAGCAATCAGGAAGTGTGAATGATGCACAAAAACTTGTGATCTCTACAACTGGATTTGCTGATAGCAATGCTGCTAACAGTGCAGGATTGGCCAATGACCTGCAATACCTGATGGCAGGAGATAATGGTTTAAAGCAAAGCTTAACAATACCATTGGCTTACGCGGCAGGTTCTAATGGGACAACTAACTACCGTTTTGAATCGATCTGGAAAGCACAGAATACAGGAAATGTAGGAACCGTAACTGTGGCATGGCCTAAAGGCGTGAAAAATCTGTACCTGGTACAATCTCCGGATGCGGCTTTTGACGGAACAGATACCTTTACTCCAATGGTTACGGAAGTTACTGTAAACGGAGTGGTATACAATACAGCTAATGTAACATTATCAAACGGGCAGTATTTTACTTTTGCAGGGTATATGTATGCTCCGGGAGGAGTATTTTCAGCAGCTTGGTATAGAGCTGATGCAGCCAATACTTTGTTTTCGGATGCTGGTACTACCAATGCAACAGATGCTTCAACAGTACAACAGTGGAATGAGTTCAATGGTAAACCATTCCCATTATCTCAGGCTACAGTAACCCTAAGACCTGAGTTTTCAAATGCTACAACATTAGTAAACTTCAACCCTACTGTAAATTATACAACAGCTAATAAATGGTTGCAGTATGACGGAAATACACTGGGAAATATCATAGATAGAAGTACAGGAACATTATTTTCTGCAGGGAGTACAACAGGTACCACAGCCTTTTTTGGCTTTGGAGTGTCGGGAGCAACAAATACAATGGATGACCCGGGATTATATAATTTTACCGGGAACAAATTTTTATTCTATCCGATACTTGGAGAATATGACCCTGTTAGTACCTACACGATTAACGGCCCATATATTGGAGGAGGTACCTGGCAAAATGGCGCAGGTGTTGGCGGAAACAATGCGGTTGATATTACCTTAAACGGTTTCCATCAGACGTACAACACGAATATTTCAAATGTAAACATAGCAGCTAACCGAAATGCATTGATGGCAGGAGGAGCAGAAACATCAGTAGCCTTCCAGCAAAATGAAATGATCGTATTTCCAACCAAACTTACCGATGTAGAAGTAAATAAAGTAGAATCTTATCTTGCTGTGAAATATGGTCAAACTCTCAGCAAGGAACAGAACAGAAATTACTTGAACTCTACAGGCGCAGTGGTTTGGGATGGATCTGTCATCGATTACTATAATAATGTTTTCGGAATAGCAAGAGATGATATTTCAGCATTACACCAAAAACAATCCCGAAGTATAAATGATGGGCAAAAGCTTATTATAGGTGCGGGAAGCTCATTGACTAATACCAATGCGGCCAATACCAACAGCCTTGCAGAAGGACAATTCCTGATGACGGGGGATAACGGTCTTTTCCAAGGGCTAAAAACGCCGTTGGCTTACACTGCAGGTTCTAATGGAGCAACGAATTACCGTTTTGAATCGATCTGGAAAGTACAGAATACAGGAAGTGTAGGCTCCGTAACGGTGGCATGGCCTAAAGGCGTGAAGAATCTGTATCTGGTACAATCTCCGGATGCTGTTTTCGACGGAACAGATACTTTTACTCCTATGATTACAGAGGTTACTGTAAATGGAGTAGTATATAACACCGCAAACGTTACGCTGGGGAATGGACAATTCTTCACCTTTGCAGGTTTCGGAAATGCTCCTGGAGGAGTTGCCAACGGATTATCTTACTGGTACAGAGCTGATAAAAATGTGGCCAACACAGGTGCTGCAACAGACGTTACCGGATGGACAGATGTTTGGAACGGAACTACAGTAGCGCAGTTAGGAACAAATACCTTACCGAAATATGTATTGGGAGCATCCAATTATTTCAACTTTAACCCGGGAATTAATTTTACAGCAAATACACAGACATTAGGAAATAACACCGTA
Above is a genomic segment from Chryseobacterium geocarposphaerae containing:
- a CDS encoding GIY-YIG nuclease family protein, which codes for MYKTKGTHNYYIYILTNKNKTVLYIGVTNSLKERLYWHQNPDPVTRHFTHKYSCCHLIYYEDFKDIDEAIKREKQLKGWRREKKEILINEFNPEWKFLNNEI
- a CDS encoding DNA-binding domain-containing protein, giving the protein MPILHKIKAYLYDNFLTKDNPNDFIARTVSERSLNVKQICEAAVNRGGADVTAAAMEHATELFLKEMAYQLCDGYSINTGYFTAGTLIRGVFDSPSETFNSDKHTILFQFNQGEKLRAEIPNIEINILGVADSSSIILQVTDVKSGTVNDLLTPGKNLKISGNKIKIAGENPANGIFFVNTSTSTRTQVEINDIVTNNPSELIVVIPDLQPGTYQLEVVTQYSGGSNLLKEPRTTELKKELTVE
- a CDS encoding RCC1 domain-containing protein, which gives rise to MKKQNLFLIVLLFLGNMIIYAQCSVNAGGNATICGTSYTLQGTSSGSTSGTPVWTLVSKPSGAPDPVFSNVNSLTPNVTGMTFPGNYVFQVAQNCSPSGTVTSQVTITAPGDVSTFTAGPDITGIPATTGVATLNATIPAGYTASWTYYNIFSYEFNGNVNTNNAIMSNTTTATPTLTLTNKSDHTIDPAYRAVLRITSINNSSCWYEDDAIVRFTPNPDMVFPTTYNQCIAPGTTGASFYYDASSTSPKFSTSTTNSSGNTSFGTTVTMAVVSQPAGGNIQYSRMENGRLYFSGITATGSYVFDLTISNSIGSFTKRLTYNFNGYQPNAITFVDPAYPNQTELYSAGSSGGVVFCNMAGSTSPITFYYKLNSADPPTLTDVVASSGTIPAGGAPSIVQGGAGTANRSVTLTPPSGGWRVGTYRFSITLSAAGGCTRQHLFYVHISDNARPAVNVDNITVCYPGSGVVSATVPLPAAYIAPTSNPSYLQGYGGRYDFTVVSTPAGAAAPTFEATSFRTLTSTSTVISNLNKEGEYVFKIKAIGNGSGKILTDEYACSGTSLEDTFSVFVSAQVGANAGSAQTLVGTTQTTFNGNNPGVATGTWTLLTKPAGATDPVIATPSAYNTNVTGFNTPGTYTFRWTVTTGTCNSTSDLTVNVMTAAAGGVAGADFWVKSDDAGTIATAWKDQSVNADDIPNVGGITLSPADRAHNFHPYTTGYSASKYFYNTNSDLNSTNNYLDPSMRSSVSVFSAVRPTSANGTGRITGIDDDANASEPGISINSGNPHIYKYFGNGGPQANSNTMSAANAFTVNKTSVFSAIQDQALNSGAGERRLGLDGIYETFNLGTTTNTFNVLGKHLKIGYAGWDSPGAFPGDIMEVLWFKRALTTNEQSRVNSYLAVKNGTTLNENYLSTASNVVWDITNNTGYNNNIFGIARDNITALHQKQSGSVNDAQKLVISTTGFADSNAANSAGLANDLQYLMAGDNGLKQSLTIPLAYAAGSNGTTNYRFESIWKAQNTGNVGTVTVAWPKGVKNLYLVQSPDAAFDGTDTFTPMVTEVTVNGVVYNTANVTLSNGQYFTFAGYMYAPGGVFSAAWYRADAANTLFSDAGTTNATDASTVQQWNEFNGKPFPLSQATVTLRPEFSNATTLVNFNPTVNYTTANKWLQYDGNTLGNIIDRSTGTLFSAGSTTGTTAFFGFGVSGATNTMDDPGLYNFTGNKFLFYPILGEYDPVSTYTINGPYIGGGTWQNGAGVGGNNAVDITLNGFHQTYNTNISNVNIAANRNALMAGGAETSVAFQQNEMIVFPTKLTDVEVNKVESYLAVKYGQTLSKEQNRNYLNSTGAVVWDGSVIDYYNNVFGIARDDISALHQKQSRSINDGQKLIIGAGSSLTNTNAANTNSLAEGQFLMTGDNGLFQGLKTPLAYTAGSNGATNYRFESIWKVQNTGSVGSVTVAWPKGVKNLYLVQSPDAVFDGTDTFTPMITEVTVNGVVYNTANVTLGNGQFFTFAGFGNAPGGVANGLSYWYRADKNVANTGAATDVTGWTDVWNGTTVAQLGTNTLPKYVLGASNYFNFNPGINFTANTQTLGNNTVRTLTSLNYDVFTFTKEGLTGSGFPRLFSTGMDNTTTNDQNWDGFGIWPASTNLERRPYGGGTQYPAVAPAFSATIPSIMYFRNTNTATSKGLNGAAMATATNFNAVGNMFGGHIFGDTRFSSNGSDNSGFTGHIGETIVYGAGTLSDIERRRVDSYLAIKYGITLGQVNTDHYLDTDGNIVWNGTTNTTYNNNIFGVGRDDIEILEQKVSKSVNAGTILTVATTNDFINPNQDAARTGFTNDKTYLVLGDNNNTNLAVNSITVNGYTGASRIQRQWLAQPTNAVGTVNFGVDLSSYGAGFGSGDHVKMIVADDAAFTANVVYVSGAYDATSGKWVHPYSFAAGQNKYITYVTVDETSCTTGCNDNAYLTASDPNTIEYDNIVASEVATIAKQKDGSFYIWGYGVSPNVSASNSNVVLNLLTPTKIDPATSLSGSGSGFNYTGTPLRVTTNGGNTSGVDALVMLTTDGLYTWGHAILPLNLRSTGDLRFGKQSVNGKADGLPPGVSPTNVKMMVANQGSLTITTCSGAVWNYNSGYYGDNAPVSTANSTRWHRVMKSATQTLDNVVAVRGIWNTKFALTSDGKLYTWGASTFHGDGTNVIVSNYATEVIVPTGITPKMIGMTEGVNEGESSYYLLSTTGKLFAMGYNGQKQLGDGTSTDRTSWVEITATDTDANSVTHSLGGNIAWISPAEHTNDYPSINVLTTDGKQWGWGYNLRQQLGGVSNTSGIVPRYMPGNGTSANQLSLNDKVIAVEDGGYHIINFKEGSTEYGFIGLKTNGSMGDGSSTGATLNTYTYVSPLDLCGIAVSGLCYKPGILTGTALDTKMGITALNRAGTNSDNWPMVRKGGWLALESKTKAFVPNRVAFSAGNPVGIAPANFVEGMMVYDTTNKCMKMYTSTDNGATFGWYCISTQTCPD